One Stegostoma tigrinum isolate sSteTig4 chromosome 22, sSteTig4.hap1, whole genome shotgun sequence DNA segment encodes these proteins:
- the LOC125463526 gene encoding myosin-4-like isoform X5 produces MNFEEMKIFGAAAPFLRKSMKEQVEAQNRPFDAKTACYVSDPKLVFVKGKIKSQDSTKVEVERADGKVVVVKPSDVFPRNPPKFDKIEDMAMMTHLNEACVLFNLKERYAAWMIYTYSGLFCVTVNPYKKLPVYGPEVVTAYKGKKRQEAPPHIFSISDNAYQSMLTDRENQSILITGESGAGKTVNTKYVIQYFATIAALGDVCKKKAETAKSKGTLEDQIIQANPLLEAFGNAKTIRNDNSSRFGKFIRIHFGPTAKLASADIETYLLEKSRVTFQQQNERSYHIFYQITSNKKPELIEMLLISTNPFDYPYISQGEVTVPSIDDKEELLATDQAIDILGFTNDEKNSIYKITGATMHHGNMKFKQKQREEQAEPDSTEVADKVAYLLGLNSADLLKALCLPRVKVGNEFVSKGQTVQQVYSAVGALTKSVYEKLFLWMVQRINHQLDTKLPRQHFIGVLDIAGFEIFEFNSLEQLCINFTNERLQQFFNHHMFVLEQEEYTKEGIEWKFIDFGMDLAACIELIEKPMGIFSILEEECMFPKATDMTFKNKLYDQHLGKSVNFQKPRFIKGKIEAHFSLIHYAGIVDYNINSWLDKNKDPLNETVIGLYQKSSLKVLAHLYSFYGSTGTGKKGSKRKGSSFQTVSALFRENLNKLMSTLRSTHPHFVRCIFPNETKTPGEIDNSLVIHQLRCNGVLEGIRICRKGFPSRILYADFKQRYRVLNPSAIPEGHFIDSKKASEKLLASINIDQSQYRFGHTKVFFKAGVLGCLEDMRDERLAVLITRTQAVCRGFLMRVEFQRMNQRRDGIFTIQYNIRSFMNVKHWPWMKLYFKIKPLLKSAQAEKDMQNMKEEFKKLNDAFSKSEARRKELEENMVTLLQEKNDLQMQVQAEIESLTDAEERCDQLIKTKIQLESKVKEANERLEDEEEINAEITAKKRKLEDESTQLKTEIDDLQLSLAKAEKDLHSTENKVKNLTEELSTHDESIVKLTKEKKALQEAHQQVLDDLQAEEDKVNTLTKSKAKLEQQVDDLEGSLEQEKKFRLDLERSKRKLESDLKLAQDSIMDLENDKQQMEERFKKKEFEISQLQSKIEDEQNLSMQLQKKIKELQARVEELEEEIDAERVARAKIEKQSSDYARELEEISDRLEEAGGASAAQIEMNKKREAEFQKLRRELQEANLQHEATAAALRKKQADSVAELGEQIDNLQRVKQKLEKEKSELKMEIDDLASNIESVVKSKANLEKTCRTQEDQVNELKARNNEYSRSINDMMAQTSRLSTENGEISRQLEEKENTISQLTRNKQGFIHQVEELKRQLEEETKAKNALAHALQSSRHDCDLLREQYEEEQEAKAELQRGMSKANSEVAQWRTKYETDAIQRTEELEEAKKKLAQRLQDAEEHAEAANAKCASLEKTKLRLQGEVEDLMIDVERANAAAAALDKKQRNFDKILAEWKQKYEECQAELEAVQKESRSLSTELFKMKNAYEESLDHLETLKRENKNLQQEISDLTEQVGECGKTIHELDKAKKLAEQEKTELQSALEEAEASLEHSEERLLRIQLELTQIKSEVDRKIAEKDEEIEQLKRNHQRTIEALQNTLDAEIRSRNDALRLKKKMEGDLNEMEIQLGHANREAAEAQKHLRNIQGVLKETQLHLDEALRVQGDLKEQLSSAERKSNLLQAELEEVTLALEQSDRARKIAEQEVFDISERVQLLHTQNISFINTKKKLETDISQLQSEMEDVVQESRNAEEKARKAIADAAMMAEELKKEQDTSAHLERMKKNLDQTVKDLQFRLNEAEQLALKGGKKQIQKLETRIRELENELEAEQKRAAEAIKGSRKYERRVKEMTFQSVEDHKNLSRLQDLVDKLQLKVKSYKRNVEDAEEQASVHISKFRRTQHELEEAEERADIAESQVNKLRAKSRVITTKVKE; encoded by the exons ATGAACTTTGAGGAAATGAAGATTTTTGGAGCAGCTGCACCATTTCTCCGCAAATCTATGAAAGAGCAAGTTGAAgcccagaacaggcccttcgatgcCAAAACTGCTTGTTATGTAAGTGACCCCAAGCTGGTATTTGTAAAAGGAAAAATTAAGAGCCAAGACAGTACCAAGGTTGAAGTGGAGAGAGCAGATGGGAAGGTTG TTGTTGTGAAACCCAGTGATGTCTTTCCAAGGAATCCCCCAAAATTTGACAAAATTGAGGATATGGCTATGATGACCCACTTGAATGAAGCATGTGTGCTGTTTAACCTCAAAGAGCGTTATGCAGCCTGGATGATCTAT ACTTACTCAGGGTTGTTCTGTGTCACTGTAAACCCCTACAAAAAGTTACCAGTCTATGGCCCTGAGGTTGTGACTGCCTATAAAGGGAAGAAAAGACAGGAGGCTCCTCCCCATATATTTTCAATCTCTGACAATGCCTATCAGTCCATGTTAACAG ACCGTGAAAACCAATCTATCCTAATCAC TGGAGAATCTGGTGCTGGGAAGACTGTGAACACAAAATATGTCATCCAGTACTTTGCAACAATTGCAGCTCTTGGTGATGTGTGCAAGAAGAAAGCTGAAACAGCTAAGTCAAAA GGAACCCTGGAGGATCAAATCATCCAGGCTAACCCACTGCTGGAAGCCTTTGGTAATGCGAAGACAATACGAAATGACAACTCATCTCGTTTT GGAAAATTTATCAGAATCCATTTTGGACCCACAGCAAAACTGGCATCGGCAGACATTGAAACAT atttgttggaaaaatccagAGTGACATTCCAGCAACAAAATGAAAGAAGCTATCACATTTTTTACCAGATTACATCCAACAAAAAACCAGAACTTATTG AAATGCTTCTTATCAGCACAAATCCCTTTGACTACCCGTACATCAGTCAAGGTGAAGTTACAGTCCCGAGTATTGATGACAAAGAAGAATTATTAGCTACTGAT CAAGCTATTGATATCTTGGGTTTCACCAATGATGAGAAAAACAGCATCTACAAAATAACTGGTGCAACAATGCACCATGGCAATATGAAGTTCAAGCAGAAACAAAGGGAAGAACAAGCTGAGCCTGATAGCACAGAAG TTGCTGACAAAGTTGCTTACCTCCTGGGCCTAAACTCAGCAGATTTGCTCAAAGCATTATGCTTGCCAAGAGTGAAGGTTGGCAATGAGTTTGTTAGCAAAGGCCAAACTGTACAACAG GTATACTCTGCAGTTGGTGCTCTGACCAAGTCAGTGTATGAGAAGTTATTCCTGTGGATGGTTCAACGAATTAATCATCAATTGGATACAAAGCTACCCAGACAACATTTCATTGGTGTTTTAGATATTGCAGGCTTTGAAATTTTTGAG TTTAACAGCCTGGAACAGCTTTGTATCAACTTCACAAATGAAAGACTGCAACAGTTCTTCAACCACCATATGTTCGTTTTAGAACAAGAGGAATATACGAAGGAAGGAATTGAATGGAAATTCATTGATTTTGGAATGGATCTGGCTGCTTGCATTGAGCTCATTGAAAAG CCCATGGGCATCTTCTCAATCCTTGAGGAGGAATGCATGTTCCCCAAAGCCACAGACATGACTTTCAAGAACAAATTATATGATCAGCATTTAGGAAAATCAGTAAATTTCCAGAAACCCAGGTTTATTAAAGGAAAGATTGAAGCTCACTTCTCCTTGATCCATTATGCTGGCATTGTTGACTACAATATTAATTCATGGCTGGACAAGAATAAGGACCCTCTGAATGAAACTGTAATTGGACTATACCAGAAATCTTCACTTAAGGTTCTTGCACACCTGTACAGTTTTTATGGATCAACT GGTACGGGAAAGAAAGGTTCCAAGAGAAAAGGTTCTTCATTCCAAACAGTGTCTGCACTTTTTAGG GAGAATCTGAACAAACTAATGTCTACCTTGAGAAGCACGCATCCCCATTTCGTACGTTGCATTTttccaaatgaaacaaaaactccAG GTGAAATTGACAATTCACTGGTCATACACCAGCTGAGGTGCAATGGCGTACTCGAAGGTATCAGAATCTGTAGAAAGGGATTTCCAAGCAGAATACTCTACGCAGATTTCAAACAAAG GTACAGAGTACTCAATCCAAGTGCTATACCAGAGGGTCACTTTATTGATAGCAAGAAGGCTTCTGAGAAACTCCTAGCCTCCATCAATATTGATCAAAGCCAATACAGATTTGGGCACACTAAG GTGTTCTTCAAAGCTGGTGTCCTAGGTTGTCTAGAAGACATGAGAGATGAAAGGTTGGCTGTACTTATCACCCGCACTCAAGCCGTATGTCGCGGTTTCTTAATGCGAGTAGAATTTCAGAGGATGAATCAAAGAAG GGATGGTATCTTCACTATCCAGTACAACATTCGTTCATTTATGAATGTTAAACACTGGCCGTGGATGAAATTGTATTTCAAGATCAAGCCTCTTCTGAAGAGTGCACAAGCTGAAAAGGACATGCAAAACATGAAGGAGGAGTTCAAGAAGCTAAATGATGCTTTTTCCAAATCTGAAGCAAGAAGAAAAGAATTAGAAGAGAACATGGTTACCCTTCTGCAGGAAAAGAATGACCTACAAATGCAAGTACAGGCA GAAATTGAAAGTTTGACAGATGCTGAGGAAAGATGTGACCAGCTGATCAAAACCAAAATTCAACTTGAATCTAAGGTCAAAGAGGCAAACGAGAGGCTAGAGGATGAAGAAGAGATAAATGCCGAGATTACAGCCAAGAAAAGGAAGCTTGAAGATGAGTCCACACAGCTGAAGACAGAAATTGATGACTTGCAGCTCTCATTAGCTAAAGCAGAAAAAGATTTGCACTCCACTGAAAACAAA GTTAAGAACCTCACAGAAGAACTTTCAACCCATGATGAATCAATTGTTAAGCTGACAAAGGAGAAGAAAGCCTTGCAAGAGGCCCACCAGCAGGTCTTAGATGATCTCCAAGCCGAGGAAGACAAAGTCAACACTCTTACCAAATCAAAGGCAAAACTGGAGCAACAAGTTGATGAT CTTGAAGGGTCTCTGGAGCAAGAGAAAAAGTTTCGCTTGGACCTGGAACGAAGCAAGAGGAAACTGGAAAGTGACCTGAAACTTGCTCAGGACTCCATAATGGATTTGGAAAATGACAAGCAACAAATGGAAGAACGATTTAAAAA GAAAGAATTTGAAATCAGCCAACTTCAAAGCAAAATCGAAGATGAACAAAACCTAAGCATGCAgctgcaaaagaaaataaaagaacttCAG GCTCGTGTTGAAGAGCTCGAAGAGGAGATTGACGCTGAGCGTGTAGCTCGTGCtaaaattgaaaagcagagtTCCGACTATGCCCGTGAGCTCGAGGAAATCAGTGACAGACTGGAAGAGGCCGGTGGCGCATCAGCAGCACAGATTGAAATGAACAAGAAACGTGAAGCGGAGTTTCAGAAACTGCGCCGTGAGCTGCAAGAAGCAAACCTCCAGCATGAAGCCACAGCTGCTGCTCTTCGTAAGAAGCAGGCTGATAGTGTGGCTGAACTTGGGGAACAAATCGACAACCTGCAACGTGTGAAACAGAAGCTGGAGAAGGAAAAGAGTGAGCTGAAGATGGAAATTGATGACCTGGCTAGCAACATAGAATCTGTGGTGAAGTCAAAA GCCAACCTTGAAAAAACGTGTCGAACCCAGGAAGATCAGGTAAATGAGCTGAAGGCAAGAAATAATGAATATTCACGTTCCATTAATGATATGATGGCTCAAACATCACGGTTAAGCACAGAAAATG GTGAAATATCTAGACAACTGGAAGAAAAGGAGAATACGATATCCCAACTTACCAGGAATAAGCAGGGATTTATACATCAAGTTGAAGAACTGAAGAGGCAACTTGAAGAAGAAACTAAG GCTAAGAATGCCTTGGCACATGCTCTGCAATCTTCCCGCCATGACTGTGATTTGCTCCGTGAACAATATGAAGAGGAACAGGAGGCAAAGGCTGAGCTTCAGCGTGGCATGTCCAAGGCCAACAGTGAAGTTGCTCAGTGGAGGACAAAGTATGAAACCGATGCAATCCAGCGCACAGAGGAACTGGAAGAGGCCAA GAAGAAACTAGCCCAACGACTGCAGGATGCAGAGGAGCATGCTGAGGCAGCCAATGCCAAATGTGCTTCTTTGGAAAAGACAAAACTGCGCTTGCAAGGAGAAGTGGAAGATCTAATGATTGATGTGGAGCGGGCTAATGCTGCTGCAGCTGCTCTTGATAAAAAGCAGAGAAACTTTGACAAG ATCCTGGCAGAATGGAAACAAAAGTATGAGGAATGCCAGGCTGAGCTGGAGGCAGTGCAGAAAGAGTCTCGGTCTCTTAGCACTGAGCTGTTTAAGATGAAGAATGCTTACGAAGAATCTTTGGATCATCTTGAAACTCTGAAGAGGGAGAACAAGAATCTGCAAC aggagatttctgACCTCACTGAACAAGTTGGTGAATGTGGGAAGACAATTCATGAACTGGATAAAGCAAAAAAGCTGGCTGAACAAGAGAAGACTGAACTTCAAAGTGCATTAGAGGAAGCAGAG GCATCACTTGAACATTCAGAAGAGAGGTTGCTTCGAATTCAGCTTGAATTAACACAAATCAAGTCAGAGGTTGACAGAAAGATtgctgagaaagatgaagaaattGAACAACTAAAGAGAAATCACCAAAGAACCATCGAGGCACTGCAGAATACTCTGGATGCTGAAATCAGAAGCAGGAATGATGCCTTGAGGctcaaaaagaaaatggaaggaGATCTCAATGAAATGGAGATTCAGTTGGGTCACGCAAACCGAgaggctgcagaagcacagaaacaTCTCCGGAACATACAAGGAGTGCTCAAG GAAACACAACTGCATTTGGATGAAGCTTTGAGAGTTCAAGGGGACTTGAAGGAGCAGCTAAGCTCAGCAGAGCGGAAAAGCAATCTTCTACAAGCCGAACTTGAAGAGGTTACATTGGCTCTAGAGCAGTCAGACAGAGCTCGCAAAATTGCTGAACAAGAAGTCTTTGACATCAGTGAAcgtgttcagctgcttcatacACAG AACATTAGCTTTATCAACACCAAAAAGAAGCTTGAGACTGATATTTCGCAGCTTCAATCTGAGATGGAAGATGTTGTTCAAGAATCACGAAATGCTGAAGAGAAGGCCAGGAAGGCTATCGCTGAT GCTGCAATGATGGCTGAGGAGTTGAAGAAGGAACAAGATACAAGTGCTCATCTTGAGCGAATGAAAAAGAACCTCGATCAAACTGTCAAGGATCTGCAATTCCGTCTGAATGAGGCTGAGCAGTTGGCATTAAAAGGTGGAAAGAAACAGATACAAAAACTAGAGACTAGG ATACGTGAATTAGAGAATGAACTTGAGGCTGAACAGAAACGTGCAGCAGAGGCTATTAAAGGTTCACGGAAGTATGAAAGGAGAGTTAAAGAGATGACGTTCCAG TCTGTGGAAGATCATAAAAATCTGAGCAGACTGCAGGATTTGGTTGACAAATTGCAACTAAAAGTCAAGTCCTATAAGAGAAATGTTGAAGATGCT GAGGAGCAGGCCAGTGTTCACATTTCCAAATTCAGAAGGACACAGCATGAGCTGGAGGAAGCAGAGGAGCGTGCAGATATTGCTGAATCACAGGTCAACAAACTGAGGGCTAAAAGCCGTGTTATTACCACCAAGGTAAAAGAATGA